GGCAGAAGGTTTCAGACAGACTCGCTTTATCTACTTTATAATCTTTCATTGCCCAGGTTTCTACTGATTTCGTTCCCCAAAGCTAGATAAAAAGAAAAGAATTTGCAAATAATTAGTTTGCATCATACAATATTTGCAACTTTTCTTGCTTTATCTACAAATTATTACGAAATTTGCCACGGTAAAACAATAAAGTTACTAACAAAGCAAACTACTCTGTTATGAAAAAGAAAAATATCCTATTTGCAACCTGTTTATTGGGAGCATTCGCTTTCAGTTCCTGCGAGAAGAATCTCTATGATGAAAGTAAGCAATCTGAGAAAGAAATCAAAATGACCGATCTCAACATTCCGGAAGACTTTCAGTGGAATTTAACTCAAGTCACTAAAGGAACGACTATTGCCAACACACAGACTAAAGTTTCATTATTTCTAGATGAAAAATGTAGTAAAGATGAAAAAGTAGCAACTATCCCGGTATATAATAAGGCTATTAATTTACCTTTAAGTCTTCCGACTTACGTAAAAACTATATATGCCCAATACCAAAGTAAAAGCGGTAAAATGATTACTAAATCTGTAGCCGTAAATGCTAATGGTAGCTACACACTTAATATCCCTGATGCCATTGAAGCTATTCCGACTCGTGCTATCACACGCGATAACAATAAAAAAGATGATGATTATAATATAGAAGATGATATAAAATATGATAAAGAGCGAGGAGTCGTTTATCATCCTAAAAAAGGTTGGGGAACAATTATGTTTGAAGACCAATTTCCTTCACTCGGTGATTATGATTTCAATGATTTTGTAGCAAATTATCAAGTACTATTTGAAGTAAGCAAAGCAAAAGAAAAAGATGAATACGAAAGTAAGTACATAGTGATAGGTCTATGTTTAAAAGCCGTCGGAGGCGTATTCCCCTATAATCCTTATTTGAGGCTCAAAAAAATAAAAAACAAAAACATCGAAAGCGTTATGATGAGTCATTATAAAACAGGAGAAGAAATTGAAGTTAACCTAATTGACAATAAGAATCCAAAAGGTAATCTCATCATTGATTGCACTCCTTTAGTTCAAAACTTAGATAGACGTGGAAGTAAATACTTCAATACAGAGAGGAATGCTTTAGTAACCAAGGAGGAAGATCTGCCTGAAATTATTATTGAAATTAAACTCAAAGAACCAAAAGAAATAGATGATATATTAGAAGACGACGAGTTTGATTTATATCTAAAACGTAATGATAACGGAACGGAAATACACATGAACGGTATTGAACCAATAGCTTACCAATACCCATTCAATGACAAAAATTTATATCCGATATATGAAGAAGGAGAGGAAGAAGACGATAACTACTATTATAGTAACGAACGTCTGATCTGGGGATTAAGAGTACCGGGAAATGTAGCACACACCATTGAAAAAGGTGATTTCCTGAAAGCCTATAAAGGTTTTGCCAAATGGGCACAAAGTGGTGGCAAGAATGAACAGAACTGGTATAACCAAGGAAATGCTGACGACAATCTATTGATTCATTACTAACTCATACAAATAAGAAAGTCCGCCTCCCAATAATGGGTAAGTTTACCATTATTGGGAGGCGGACTTTCTTATTATATTTCGACGTAAACTATCTTGTTTTATCCTTTTCTCTTTAATAAATCTGTCGGGCTCTCCCCAAACAGTTCTTTATAACATTTGGCAAAATAAGAAGGGGAACTGAAACCGACTTCATAACCAATCTCCGACACTGTCATATCCGATGAAGCAAGCAGAGACGCGGCTTTCTTTAGACGGGCAATACGGAGTAATTCATTAGGAGAATAATTAGTCAAGGATTTTATCTTACGATAAAGCTGTACGCGGCTCAACCCCATATCTTTGCCCAAATCTTCTACGTTCAAACCGGAATCTCCCATCTTCTCATCAATCAAAGCTTTGAATTTCTCTACAAATTCCTTGTCCATATCACAAACATCTTCTTTCGCCAATGCCTGTCCGTCACCAAAGAACTGTTTCAGACGGCGATGCGAATCTATCAGATTACGAACACGTGCCAACAGTAATTGAGAACTGAAAGGTTTGGAGATATAAGAATCCGCACCACCGTCGTACCCTTGAATCCTCTGTTCATCTAAAGAACAGGCTGTTAATAAGATAACAGGAATATGGCATGTTTGCAGTTCGCTTTTCAGACGGCGGCAACATTCAACACCGTCAATACCGGGCATCATTACATCGGAGATAATCAAATCCGGGACATATTTCATAGCTTTGCGGATACCTTCCGAACCATCTGCCGCTTCAATGACAGCATAGTCTGCATGAAGTAATCCATGAACATACAGACGAATATCCGCATTATCATCAATGATAAGTACAGAAGGTTTGGAAGAATCATAGTTCTTCTCCAGTTCCTCTTCTTCAACGGGCACAGCGTTATTCAAGGGAGATACTTCGGAAGCAGAGGTTGCGGAAGAATCTTCCAAAGAAGACACTTCGCAGGTCCGTACCGGTAAATCGACAGTAAAAACAGTTCCTTGCTTTTCATCACTTTCCACTGATATAGTTCCACCGTGCAGTTCGACGAAAGCCTTTACTAAAGCCAATCCTATTCCCGAACCGGCATGATGCATATCTATTTTATAAAAACGATCAAAAATATTACGAATATGTTCGGCAGAAATCATCGAACCAGTATTAGATACAGTAAAACGAATCCAACGGCTATCATCTTTTGTCAAGGTGGACAAACGGACGGCAACTTTTCCATTTTCCGGCGTAAACTTAAAAGCGTTCGACAGAAGATTAAAATAAATCCGTTCCAACTTCTCCACATCGGCTTGTGTATGATAATTCGAATCCGGCATATTATCGAAAGAGAAATGGATATGCTTCTTACGGGCTGCCGCCTGGAAAGATTCATTCCACCCTTCAAAAGAAGAAAGGATATCTACCGAAACAGGAGTATATTCCATTTTTCCGTTCTCATATTTACGGAAGTCCAGAATCTGATTGACCAAGCGCAAGAGAATATTTACGTTACGCTGAATGAGCAACAACATCCGGTGCTGGTCTCCGGTCAGCGTTCTGTCTGCCAATAATTGTTCCACAGGATCAGCAACCAAAGTCAGAGGGGTACGGAAATCATGAGAGATATTCGTAAAGAAAACCAGTTTGGCATGAGTCGCTTCTTCCAGTTGATGCGACAGTTGAATCAGTTGGTCACGCTGTTCCTCCAATTTATCCCGCTGTTCTTCGAGTTGCTTCTTCTGTTCTGATAATTCCCTATTCAACCGGTTCTTGGAACGGAGAGATTTATAAACGACAAGTAGCAATCCGGCCACCAATAACAGAATCAACAAACTTCCATACATGATAACCTGCTGGGTAGCTACCCTTGAAAGATAACCACTGATACGTCCGTTCAGTGTTTCGATTTTTTGGTCGAGTTCTGAAATATGAGTAGTCTGAAGTTGCATGATATGCGCATTGGTACGGTCGACAACAGCCGTATTCATCACCGTTTCGCGAGGATAAGATTTCTTTTCGAGAATGTTCATTGCCAGTTGCAGTACTTTATCTCCATTGGTAGGATAAATGAAAGTCGCGTCCAATACACTATCGAGCACGAGTTCCAGACCATTTCCCTTACCAGGCAGGGCGTCAATGCCTACAAAAATCATTTCTTTTTCCCGTCCGGCTTTTTTGGCGGCCTGATAAGCTCCCGGAGCTATTCGGTCATTATGCGCATACACAGCATCAATCTTCGAGTGACGTCGAAGCATACTGTCCATTTCTACTTCTGCCGGCCCACGCTCCCAAGCCGCATCTGCTTTATCAATCAGCTTTATCTCGGGAAAATGACTGATAGCAGCCATAAATCCCTGATGACGTTCCATGGCGGGAGTCGAGCCACTTAA
The nucleotide sequence above comes from Bacteroides caccae. Encoded proteins:
- a CDS encoding LruC domain-containing protein translates to MKKKNILFATCLLGAFAFSSCEKNLYDESKQSEKEIKMTDLNIPEDFQWNLTQVTKGTTIANTQTKVSLFLDEKCSKDEKVATIPVYNKAINLPLSLPTYVKTIYAQYQSKSGKMITKSVAVNANGSYTLNIPDAIEAIPTRAITRDNNKKDDDYNIEDDIKYDKERGVVYHPKKGWGTIMFEDQFPSLGDYDFNDFVANYQVLFEVSKAKEKDEYESKYIVIGLCLKAVGGVFPYNPYLRLKKIKNKNIESVMMSHYKTGEEIEVNLIDNKNPKGNLIIDCTPLVQNLDRRGSKYFNTERNALVTKEEDLPEIIIEIKLKEPKEIDDILEDDEFDLYLKRNDNGTEIHMNGIEPIAYQYPFNDKNLYPIYEEGEEEDDNYYYSNERLIWGLRVPGNVAHTIEKGDFLKAYKGFAKWAQSGGKNEQNWYNQGNADDNLLIHY
- a CDS encoding substrate-binding domain-containing protein — protein: MRYFRWTAILLCLIGITACRQDTPRFRIGVAQCSDDSWRHKMNDEILREAMFYDGVSVEIRSAGDDNRRQAEDIHYFMDKGVDLLIISANEAAPMTPIVEEAYRKGIPVITVDRKILSDKYTAYIGADNYEIGRAVGNYIASRLKGKGNIVELTGLSGSTPAMERHQGFMAAISHFPEIKLIDKADAAWERGPAEVEMDSMLRRHSKIDAVYAHNDRIAPGAYQAAKKAGREKEMIFVGIDALPGKGNGLELVLDSVLDATFIYPTNGDKVLQLAMNILEKKSYPRETVMNTAVVDRTNAHIMQLQTTHISELDQKIETLNGRISGYLSRVATQQVIMYGSLLILLLVAGLLLVVYKSLRSKNRLNRELSEQKKQLEEQRDKLEEQRDQLIQLSHQLEEATHAKLVFFTNISHDFRTPLTLVADPVEQLLADRTLTGDQHRMLLLIQRNVNILLRLVNQILDFRKYENGKMEYTPVSVDILSSFEGWNESFQAAARKKHIHFSFDNMPDSNYHTQADVEKLERIYFNLLSNAFKFTPENGKVAVRLSTLTKDDSRWIRFTVSNTGSMISAEHIRNIFDRFYKIDMHHAGSGIGLALVKAFVELHGGTISVESDEKQGTVFTVDLPVRTCEVSSLEDSSATSASEVSPLNNAVPVEEEELEKNYDSSKPSVLIIDDNADIRLYVHGLLHADYAVIEAADGSEGIRKAMKYVPDLIISDVMMPGIDGVECCRRLKSELQTCHIPVILLTACSLDEQRIQGYDGGADSYISKPFSSQLLLARVRNLIDSHRRLKQFFGDGQALAKEDVCDMDKEFVEKFKALIDEKMGDSGLNVEDLGKDMGLSRVQLYRKIKSLTNYSPNELLRIARLKKAASLLASSDMTVSEIGYEVGFSSPSYFAKCYKELFGESPTDLLKRKG